The Pseudomonas sp. IAC-BECa141 genome contains the following window.
GAAATCTACGACGCCATCGCCCGTCAGGATTCCGATGCGGCACGCGCGGCCATGCGCCTGCACCTGACCAACAGCCGCGAACGGCTGCGTCAGGCGCACGAAGAAGCGCAGGCGCAGGGCTGAACTCTGGAAGTGCGGGAAAACGTCATACGGTGTCGACTATAGATAGCGGTAATACCTTTGATGGTTGCGTGGTTCCGTCTATCGTTGCGATGTAGCTGATTTCTGCGGACCCATTTTTGAATTGATAGTTGAAAAGGCTTCTTGAATCCAGAGAGACCTGTTCCTTTCCGGCTGCCGAGGTCGTAAATCTAGTGCCCCATGGTATAGGGGGGCTAAAGCGGTCGGGCTTGACTGCAATTGTTATGTCGATCTGTTGGTTTGCTGCTTTCCCCTCATAAAAGAAATCGAGTAGAAAAACGCCATCCAGTTTTTTGGTGTCCAGCACTCCATTTGGCGCCTGAGGTGCTTCCGCTGGGGCAAGTAGATTTAATGGGGATAATTGTAGTGTCTGCATGAGAAACTCTCCTTGGGTCGGGGTGAGTGCAATCTTTTTGTACCCCGCCAGTTGAGCTTCTTTGTGTGCCGGTGTGCCACTGTCAGAAATAACAGTGGCGACAAGCGGTCGCAATTGATCCCCCGCGCGTGATCAGGCCTCGATATATAGTCTCAACGGCTCCGAACACGGCTCCAGACTGGCCTCATCAGCAAACTTGTAGCGCAGCTCAACGGTACTGTTCAGGTACTTTTCCAGCTCGAACTTCGGGATGCTCAGTTCGATCCCGGTCAGGCCGACCATGTCATCGAGTGCTTCATCCCAGACGCCGGTCGGTTCCGACAGGCCCAGCCATTCAGGCTCTTCAGGATCATCGCCGAGAATCGGGTACACATCCCAGTTCGGCGGTGTGTTCTGCCCGTCGGGTACCCGGACGATCAAATCGTCATCCAGAGTCGACAGCCGCAGGATGATCGAATCGCTGGCGTGGTCGGGGAATTGCGGAAGGTGTGCAGCGGCAAACGTCATGCTTCGTTCTCCTTGAAAGATCTGCCGCGATCCTTCGCGGCAGTCGTCGCACTTTACCCGGCGAATCGGTGAGGCGCGCCGGGGCAATCTTGTCCGGGCATTTCAGCTCTGGGGCAGAATCGAGCGATCGACCCTGACCGCCAGCTTGCCCGGGCCGGGCCTGACGTCGAACGTCGCCAGGCCCTGAGCATCCACCGACGTGCGGGCGATGGCCATGCCGTCACGCAGCAATTGCAGCGGCGCACCTTTCAACGATTGGCCCGAGGCCAGTTCCACTTTCAATTTGATCGTCATCGAATCACTCCTTAATTCGTGTTGCCGGTTGGTTGGTAGTCCTTGAGCAGCAGGTAAGTGCTCCAGCCCCACCAGTCGTCGACGGTGGTGGTGTCGTTGAGGTTGTTGACGTCCTTGCGCCGCAGGACTTTGTTGCCCTGAAGGCGGAACAGTGGCGAGAAGTTGTTGGCCGGATCCAGCACGGCTGTCAGATCCGGCACCCGTTGCAGCGCGTTGAAGGTGGTCGGCACGCTGCCGCTTGAATACGCGGCATACACCTCGTCCGCCGAATCCTGCACTGCCTGACTCACCTGCTTTCGGTTGTCGGCATCAGTGGCGTCGAAGTAGCGCTTGTCACCAAACGCACGCCATTGTTCGCCATGTCCGTTGCGTACCTTGAGGCCGAACTTGCTGTCTTCATCGTGCATGAAGCGAGTGATGAGCGAACCCAGGTCGCTCGGCGTCACTGCTGCGGCCATGGCCTTGCGCGGCACCCGCAGATGCCCGGAGGAGAACAGGTCGGTGAGGTAGTGATCGGCGAACGCGTTCATCGCGTAGGCCCGTTCCAGTTGCAGTTCGTCCTGACTGGCGTGGGCGGCAGCGGCGACTTGCAGGGCGGCGGTATGCCCGGCGATGTAGGCCTGACGTGCCCATTCGCCGAAGTGGTCGGCGTTTTTCGCCGCCAGTTTCAGATAGCGCCCGAGCGGGAACAGGGCCGAGGCAAAACTGCCGCCGCCGGTGATCTTGTTCCACTCTTCCGACAACGTATCTCCCAAGGCGTCATAGGCCTCATGGGGTTGCTTGCCGTCCTTGATCGCCTGTTTAACCGCGTCGATCTCTTTTTGCATGATCGCGAGAATCTGTACCGCTTCGGCCTTTGAAGCCGGCAGCGCGGCGAGGGTGTCGAAGGCTGCCGTGAAGCGTTGCAAGCGATCCGCCGGTGTCGCGCCTTCATTGATCGGACGGTCGACGACGCCATAGAAATCTCCTCCCAGCGCCAGCACCTGGCCGTAGGTCAGTGCCGATCCATTTGGCAGATGCAAGGGCACGTTTTGCGCAAGAAGCGGCTCGGCATTTTCACCGAAACGCAGCCGTGTGTTATCGCCGATAGCTTTGTGTTCCGCGCCCTCGAAGCGTAACTGCGGTTTGCCTTTCAAGGCTTGAGCGGGCAGGGCGGTCGCAGGTTCGACATCGCTGTGCGAGTCGGCGATATGCAGCAACAGATGCGGATTTTCGGTACTGAAAGCGATGCCGTCGCAGGTGAAAAGATCATCGAACCGGGCGATGACCGGCGTGGGTTTTTTCAGGCATTTTGTTTGTAGACCGGACATTTCTTTCTCCTTGATATGTCATCGGTGAGTTTTTATTTAACTGTATGCATATACAGTCAAATCCACTCTAGACGAGAAATTTCCTACGTCAAAAAGAAATCCTGTCCGACAAAAAATGCCCCCCAGCGATGAAATGCAGTTGACGGTTATCTTTTAAGTTGTACGATGACCTACAACTTCGGCGAAGGCTGAACGGTCCACTCACAAAAAACGTTGCTACCAGGGTGTTCGAATAATGAATCCACAAGAACTGAAGTCCATCCTCTCTGCCGGCCTGCTGTCGTTCCCGGTCACCGATTTCAATGCTCAGGGCGATTTCAACCGCGCGGGCTACATCAAACGCCTGGAGTGGCTGGCCCCGTACGGTGCTTCGGCCCTGTTCGCCGCCGGTGGCACCGGTGAATTCTTCTCCCTGGCTGCCAGCGAATATTCGGAAATCATCAAGACTGCCGTCGATACCTGCGCCAGCAGCGTGCCGATCCTCGCCGGTGTCGGTGGTTCGACCCGCCAGGCCATCGAATACGCTCAGGAAGCTGAGCGTTTGGGCGCCAAAGGCCTGTTGTTGCTGCCGCACTACCTGACCGAAGCCAGCCAGGACGGCGTCGCCGCCCACGTTGAAGCGGTGTGCAAATCGGTGAACATCGGTGTGGTGGTCTACAACCGCAACGTCTGCCGCCTGACCGCGCCGCTGCTGGAGCGTCTGGCCGAACGCTGCCCGAACCTGATCGGCTACAAGGACGGTCTGGGTGATATCGAGCTGATGGTGTCGATCCGTCGTCGCCTCGGCGATCGCTTCAGCTACCTCGGTGGTCTGCCGACCGCAGAAGTCTATGCCGCTGCCTACAAGGCCCTGGGCGTGCCGGTCTACTCGTCGGCGGTGTTCAACTTCATCCCGAAAACCGCGATGGATTTCTACCACGCGATTGCCCGCGAAGATCACGCCACCGTCGGCAAGATCATCGACGACTTCTTCCTGCCATACCTGGACATCCGCAACCGCAAGGCCGGCTACGCCGTGAGCATCGTCAAGGCAGGCGCCAAGATCGCCGGCTATGACGCAGGCCCGGTGCGGGCGCCGCTGACCGACCTGACCCGCGAAGAGTACGAAATGCTCGCCGCGCTGATCGACAAGCAAGGTGCGCAGTAACCCAACCCTATAAACAAGGCCGCTGAGCGATCAGCGGCCTTTTGCGTCAGGAGAATGATTCGTGACCAAGCGCTATGACAACTACATCAACGGTGAATGGGTCGCCGGCAACGATTACTCGGTCAACATCAACCCGTCCGAGCTGAGCGACACCATCGGCGATTACGCCAAGGCTGACCTTGCTCAGGTCAACGCCGCTATCGACGCCGCGCGCGCCGCGTTCCCGGCGTGGTCGACTTCGGGGATTCAGGCCCGTCATGACTCGCTGGACAAAGTCGGCACCGAAATTCTCGCCCGTCGTGAAGAACTCGGCACCCTGCTGGCCCGGGAAGAGGGCAAGACCCTGCCGGAAGCTATCGGTGAAGTGACCCGCGCCGGCAACATCTTCAAGTTCTTCGCGGGTGAATGCCTGCGTCTTTCCGGCGACTACGTGCCGTCGGTGCGTCCGGGCGTCAACGTTGAAGTGACCCGCGAAGCCCTCGGCGTGGTCGGCCTGATCACCCCGTGGAACTTCCCGATTGCCATCCCGTCTTGGAAAATCGCCCCGGCCCTGGCCTACGGCAACTGCGTAGTGTTGAAACCGGCGGATCTGGTGCCGGGTTGCGCCTGGGCACTGGCCGAAATCATCTCCCGCGCAGGCTTCCCGGCCGGTGTGTTCAACCTGGTGATGGGCAGCGGTCGCGTGGTGGGGGAAGCGCTGGTCAACAGCCCGAAGGTCGACGGCATCAGCTTCACCGGCTCTGTCGGTGTGGGCCGTCAGATCGCCGTCAACTGCGTGTCGCGCCAGGCCAAGGTTCAGCTGGAGATGGGCGGCAAGAACCCGCAGATCATTCTCGACGACGCCGACCTCAAGCAAGCGGTCGAGCTGTCGGTGCAGAGCGCTTTCTACTCCACCGGCCAGCGTTGCACGGCATCGAGCCGACTGATCGTCACCGCCGGGATTCACGACAAGTTCGTCGATGCCATGGCCGAGCGCATGAAGTCGATCAAGGTCGGTCACGCGCTGAAGGCCGGCACCGACATCGGCCCGGTGGTCTCGCAGGCACAACTTGAGCAGGACCTGAAATACATCGACATCGGCCAGTCCGAAGGTGCGCGCGTGGTCAGCGGCGGTGGTCTTGTGACTTGCGACACCGAGGGCTACTTCCTCGCGCCGACCCTGTTTGCCGACAGCGAAGCGTCGATGCGCATCAGCCGCGAAGAGATCTTTGGCCCGGTGGCCAACATCGTCCGCGTGGCCGATTACGAGGCGGCACTGGCCATGGCCAACGACACTGAATTCGGTCTGTCGGCGGGTATCGCCACCACGTCGCTGAAGTACGCCAACCACTTCAAGCGTCATTCGCAGGCCGGGATGGTGATGGTCAACCTGCCGACCGCCGGTGTCGATTACCACGTTCCGTTCGGTGGCCGTAAGGGTTCATCCTATGGCTCACGTGAGCAAGGCCGCTATGCGCAGGAGTTCTACACGGTCGTGAAGACCAGCTACATCGGTTCCTGACAGACGCACTATCTGTGGGAGCTGGCTTGCCAGCGAAAGCATCACCTCGGTGTGACAGACATTCCGGGGCGCCTGCATCGCGGGCAAGCCCGGCTCCCACAACGCAAGACCAAAGAAGATTCACCCGCGCATAAAAATAATCAGTGGGAGTACATCTACATGCAATCGTCCAAGCCGACTCACGTCCGCTATTTGATCCTGCTCATGCTGTTTCTGGTGACCACGATCAACTACGCCGACCGCGCCACCATCGCGATCGCCGGCTCCAGTCTGCAAAAAGACCTCGGCATCGACGCGGTCACCCTCGGCTACATCTTCTCTGCATTCGGTTGGGCCTACGTGGCCGGGCAAATTCCCGGTGGCTGGCTGCTCGATCGCTTCGGCTCGAAAAAAGTCTATGCCCTGAGCATCTTCACCTGGTCGCTGTTCACCGTGCTGCAAGGCTTCGTCGGTGAGTTCGGCATGTCCACGGCCGTTGTGGCGCTGTTCATGTTGCGCTTCCTCGTGGGGTTGGCCGAGGCGCCTTCGTTCCCCGGCAACGCGCGCATTGTGGCGGCCTGGTTCCCGACCGCGGAACGCGGCACCGCTTCGGCAATCTTCAACTCGGCGCAGTACTTTGCGACGGTGTTGTTCGCGCCGCTGATGGGCTGGATCGTGTTCACCTTCGGCTGGGAGCATGTGTTCATCGTCATGGGCCTGCTCGGCATCGTGTTCTCGCTGGTCTGGCTCAAGATTATCCACAGCCCGCGCCAGCACCCGATGGCCAACGAAGCGGAAGTGAAGTTCATCGCCGACAACGGCGGCATGGTCGACATGGATCAGAAGCAAGGCAAAAAGGCTGACGGCCCGAAATGGGATTACATCCGCCAGTTGCTGACCAATCGCATGATGCTTGGCGTTTACCTGGGCCAGTACTGCATCAACGGCATTACCTATTTCTTCCTGACCTGGTTCCCGGTGTACCTGGTGCAAGAGCGCGGCATGACCATCCTCAAGGCCGGTTTCATTGCCTCGTTGCCGGCGATCTGCGGTTTTATCGGCGGTGTTCTCGGCGGGGTGATTTCCGATTACCTGCTGCGCAAGGGCCACTCGCTGACCTTCGCCCGCAAGGCGCCGATCATTGCCGGTCTGCTGGTGTCGAGCAGCATCGTGGCCTGCAACTATGTCGACGTTGAATGGATGGTAGTCGGCTTCATGGCCCTCGCGTTCTTCGGCAAAGGCGTCGGCGCGCTGGGCTGGGCGGTGGTGTCCGACACCTCGCCGAAACAGATCGCCGGTCTGAGCGGTGGCCTGTTCAACACCTTTGGCAACATCGCGTCGATCACCACCCCGATCGTCATCGGCTACATCATCAGCTCCACCGGTTCGTTCAAGTGGGCGCTGGTGTTTGTCGGCGCCAACGCGCTGGTGGCGGTGTTCAGCTATCTGGTGATCGTCGGCCCGATCAAGCGTGTGGTACTCAAAGAGCCGCCAACCAGTGGCGGTTCCGAAATCACCGGTAAATTGTCTCAAGCGCATTCCTGAGGAGCGGCGTCATGCAGCTGATTGAACATTCCGACTCGCCGCGCTACATCCGCCTGCACGAGCGGGACAACGTAGTGGTCGTGGTCAATGACCAGGGCGTTCCGGCCGGCACCGCTTTCGCCGATGGCCTGGTGACGGTGGATTTCGTGCCGCAGAGTCACAAGGTCAGCCTGGTGGACATCCCCGAGGGCGGCACGGTGATTCGTTACGGCCAGATCATTGGCTACGCGTTGCAGCCGATTCCCCGTGGCAGTTGGGTCAAGGAAGATCAATTGCGCATGCCGACCGCGCCGCCGCTGGACAGCCTTCCGCTGTCCACCGATGTGCCGGCCGCCCAGGCGCCGCTGGAAGGCTTCACATTCGAGGGGTATCGCAATGCCGACGGCACCGTCGGCACGCGCAACATCCTCGGGATCACCACCACCGTGCAGTGCGTCACCGGGGTACTGGATCACGCGGTCAGACGCATCAAGGATGAACTGTTGCCGAAGTATCCACATGTCGATGACGTGGTGGCGCTGACCCACAGTTACGGTTGCGGCGTGGCGATCACGGCCACCGACGCCTACATCCCGATCCGTACCGTGCGCAATCTGGCGCGCAACCCGAACCTCGGTGGCGAGGCGCTGGTGATCAGCCTGGGCTGCGAGAAACTGCAGGCCGGTCAGGTCATGCACGAAGACGATGCGTCGGTGGATCTGAGCGAGCCTTGGCTGTATCGCTTGCAGGATTCCAGTCACGGTTTCACCGAGATGATCGAACAGATCATGCAACTGGCCGAAACCCGCTTGAAGAAACTCGACCAGCGCCGCCGGGAAACCGTGCCGGCGTCCGAGCTGATCCTCGGCATGCAATGCGGCGGCAGCGATGCGTTTTCCGGGATCACCGCCAACCCGGCGCTGGGTTACGCCTCCGACTTGCTGCTGCGGGCGGGGGCGACGGTGATGTTTTCCGAAGTCACCGAAGTGCGCGACGCGATTTACCTGCTGACCTCACGGGCGCAGAGCAAAACCGTTGCCGAGGAACTGGTGCGCGAGATGGACTGGTACGACCGATACCTGGCCAAGGGCGAGGCGGATCGCAGCGCCAACACCACGCCGGGCAACAAGAAGGGCGGGTTGTCGAACATTGTCGAGAAGTCGTTGGGCTCGATCGTGAAGTCCGGCAGCAGTGCGATCAGCGGCGTGCTCGGCCCGGGGGAACGCTTCAAGCAGAAGGGGTTGGTTTTCTGTGCGACGCCGGCGAGTGATTTTGTCTGCGGCACGTTGCAACTGGCGGCGGGGATGAACCTGCATGTGTTCACCACCGGACGTGGTACGCCTTATGGTCTGGCCATGGCGCCGGTGGTGAAGGTTTCGACCCGTACCGAACTGGCGCAGCGCTGGCCGGATCTGATCGACATCGATGCCGGGCGGATTGCTACCGGACGCGCGTCCATCGAAGAGTTGGGCTGGGAGCTGTTCCACTACTACCTGGATGTGGCGAGCGGCAAGCAGCAGACGTGGGCGGAGAAGCACAAGCTGCATAACGACATTACGTTGTTCAATCCGGCGCCGATCACTTGATCTGCTTGAGGGGTGTTGATCGTTCCCACGCTCCGCGTGGGAATGCAGCCCGGGACGCTCCGCGTCCCAACAGCGTGACGCGGAGCGTCACAGGAGACGTTACCACGCAGAGCGTGGGAACGATCAGGGTGAAAGTGGCTTATCATTGGCCCCCTGACGACGCTCACCTCCAAGGCTCCCCGGCATGCTGGCTATCTTCCTCGAAACCTTGAACATCACCGCGCCGGTGTTTGCCATGCTGTTTCTCGGTGTGCTGCTCAAGCGCATCGACTGGATCAACGACAACTTCATCCACACGGCTTCGTCATTGGTGTTCAACGTCACCATGCCGGCGCTGCTGTTTCTCGGCATCCTGCATGCCGACCTGCACGCCGCGCTGCAACCGGCGCTGCTGATCTATTTCGCACTGGCCACGCTGGTCAGTTTTGCCGTGGCCTGGGGCTGGGCGATTTTTCGCTGTCCGCGCGAAGATCGTGGCATCTACACCCAAGGCGCGTTTCGCGGCAACAACGGGGTGATCGGCCTGGCGCTGGCGGCGAGCATGTACGGCGACTACGGAATTTCCCTCGGGGCGATTCTCGCGGCGCTGGTGATCCTGTTCTACAACACCCTGTCGACCATCGTGCTGGCGGTGTACAGCCCGGTGATCAAGTCCGATCCGTGGAGCATCTGCAAAAGCGTGGTCAGCAATCCGCTGATCATCAGCGTGATCGCAGCGGCACCGTTCGCTTATTTCAAGATCGGTCTGCCGGGCTGGCTGGAAACCTCCGGTCAGTACCTGGCGCAGACCACGCTGCCGCTGGCCCTGATCTGCATCGGCGGTACGCTGTCGCTGGCGGCGCTGCGCAAGAGCGGCAACATGGCGCTCAGTTCGAGTCTGGTGAAGATGATCGGCCTGCCGGTGATCGCCACGCTGGGTGCATGGCTGTGGGGCTTTCGCGGGGCGGAGCTGGGGATTCTGTTTCTGTACTTCGGCAGCCCGACCGCCGCCGCCAGTTTCGTCATGGCCCGTGCCGCGCAGGGCAACCATGAACTGGCGGCGGCGATCATCGTGCTGACCACGTTGATGGCGGCGATCACCACCAACATCGGGATCTTCTTCTTGCAGTGGGGCGGGTGGATCTAGCCCGAGACCGGGCTTGATCTTTCGGGCCTCTTCGCGAACAGGCCCGTCAATCAGGGTTTCTGGTAGGTATCGATCACTTCCTGCGCCGCGCGGAACGCATCGATTGCCGCCGGCACGCCGGCGTACACCGCGCAATGCAGCAGCGCTTCGCGGATCTCATCGACCGTGCAGCCGTTGTTCAGCGCACCACGCACATGCCCCTTCAACTCCTGCGGACACTTCAGCGCGGTCAGTGCGGCAAGAGTGATCAGGCTGCGGGTTTTCAGCGGCAGGCCTTCGCGATTCCACACGCCGCCCCAAGCGTGTTCGTTGACGAAATCCTGCAACGGTTGAGTGAATTCGGTGGCGTTGCCCAGCGCGCGGTCGACAAACGCGTCGCCCATTACCTGACGGCGGACTTCAACCCCGGATTTCTTCGATTCGGTCATGGCACATCCCTCTTGTGGTGTTGGCGGCGCCAGGCGCGTACGGACGTAAAAAACAGAAACGTCAGCAGCGTCGGCAGCACATAAAACAGCATCAACCGTTCAAGCTTGCCGGCCAGTGGCATGCCGGTGGTGAACGACACCACGTGCAGCCCGTAAGCCAGATACAAACCAAGCAGCAAAAGGCCTTCAGCCCGAGTCACGCGATAACCGGAATAGAACACCGGCAGGCACAGCGCCGCGACGCCGAGCATCACCGGCAGGTCGAAATCCAGTGCGTTCGGCGAGACCGACAGCGGCGTCGGCGCGATCAGTGCGGTGAGGCCCAGCACCCCAAGCAGATTGAACAGGTTGGCACCGATCACGTTGCCCACGGCAATGTCCCGCTGGCCGCGCAGCGCGGCGATCAGTGAGGTGGCGAGCTCCGGCAGCGAGGTGCCGACCGCGACCACGGTCAGA
Protein-coding sequences here:
- a CDS encoding phospholipase, whose protein sequence is MSGLQTKCLKKPTPVIARFDDLFTCDGIAFSTENPHLLLHIADSHSDVEPATALPAQALKGKPQLRFEGAEHKAIGDNTRLRFGENAEPLLAQNVPLHLPNGSALTYGQVLALGGDFYGVVDRPINEGATPADRLQRFTAAFDTLAALPASKAEAVQILAIMQKEIDAVKQAIKDGKQPHEAYDALGDTLSEEWNKITGGGSFASALFPLGRYLKLAAKNADHFGEWARQAYIAGHTAALQVAAAAHASQDELQLERAYAMNAFADHYLTDLFSSGHLRVPRKAMAAAVTPSDLGSLITRFMHDEDSKFGLKVRNGHGEQWRAFGDKRYFDATDADNRKQVSQAVQDSADEVYAAYSSGSVPTTFNALQRVPDLTAVLDPANNFSPLFRLQGNKVLRRKDVNNLNDTTTVDDWWGWSTYLLLKDYQPTGNTN
- the kdgD gene encoding 5-dehydro-4-deoxyglucarate dehydratase codes for the protein MNPQELKSILSAGLLSFPVTDFNAQGDFNRAGYIKRLEWLAPYGASALFAAGGTGEFFSLAASEYSEIIKTAVDTCASSVPILAGVGGSTRQAIEYAQEAERLGAKGLLLLPHYLTEASQDGVAAHVEAVCKSVNIGVVVYNRNVCRLTAPLLERLAERCPNLIGYKDGLGDIELMVSIRRRLGDRFSYLGGLPTAEVYAAAYKALGVPVYSSAVFNFIPKTAMDFYHAIAREDHATVGKIIDDFFLPYLDIRNRKAGYAVSIVKAGAKIAGYDAGPVRAPLTDLTREEYEMLAALIDKQGAQ
- a CDS encoding aldehyde dehydrogenase family protein — translated: MTKRYDNYINGEWVAGNDYSVNINPSELSDTIGDYAKADLAQVNAAIDAARAAFPAWSTSGIQARHDSLDKVGTEILARREELGTLLAREEGKTLPEAIGEVTRAGNIFKFFAGECLRLSGDYVPSVRPGVNVEVTREALGVVGLITPWNFPIAIPSWKIAPALAYGNCVVLKPADLVPGCAWALAEIISRAGFPAGVFNLVMGSGRVVGEALVNSPKVDGISFTGSVGVGRQIAVNCVSRQAKVQLEMGGKNPQIILDDADLKQAVELSVQSAFYSTGQRCTASSRLIVTAGIHDKFVDAMAERMKSIKVGHALKAGTDIGPVVSQAQLEQDLKYIDIGQSEGARVVSGGGLVTCDTEGYFLAPTLFADSEASMRISREEIFGPVANIVRVADYEAALAMANDTEFGLSAGIATTSLKYANHFKRHSQAGMVMVNLPTAGVDYHVPFGGRKGSSYGSREQGRYAQEFYTVVKTSYIGS
- a CDS encoding MFS transporter, producing MQSSKPTHVRYLILLMLFLVTTINYADRATIAIAGSSLQKDLGIDAVTLGYIFSAFGWAYVAGQIPGGWLLDRFGSKKVYALSIFTWSLFTVLQGFVGEFGMSTAVVALFMLRFLVGLAEAPSFPGNARIVAAWFPTAERGTASAIFNSAQYFATVLFAPLMGWIVFTFGWEHVFIVMGLLGIVFSLVWLKIIHSPRQHPMANEAEVKFIADNGGMVDMDQKQGKKADGPKWDYIRQLLTNRMMLGVYLGQYCINGITYFFLTWFPVYLVQERGMTILKAGFIASLPAICGFIGGVLGGVISDYLLRKGHSLTFARKAPIIAGLLVSSSIVACNYVDVEWMVVGFMALAFFGKGVGALGWAVVSDTSPKQIAGLSGGLFNTFGNIASITTPIVIGYIISSTGSFKWALVFVGANALVAVFSYLVIVGPIKRVVLKEPPTSGGSEITGKLSQAHS
- the garD gene encoding galactarate dehydratase — translated: MQLIEHSDSPRYIRLHERDNVVVVVNDQGVPAGTAFADGLVTVDFVPQSHKVSLVDIPEGGTVIRYGQIIGYALQPIPRGSWVKEDQLRMPTAPPLDSLPLSTDVPAAQAPLEGFTFEGYRNADGTVGTRNILGITTTVQCVTGVLDHAVRRIKDELLPKYPHVDDVVALTHSYGCGVAITATDAYIPIRTVRNLARNPNLGGEALVISLGCEKLQAGQVMHEDDASVDLSEPWLYRLQDSSHGFTEMIEQIMQLAETRLKKLDQRRRETVPASELILGMQCGGSDAFSGITANPALGYASDLLLRAGATVMFSEVTEVRDAIYLLTSRAQSKTVAEELVREMDWYDRYLAKGEADRSANTTPGNKKGGLSNIVEKSLGSIVKSGSSAISGVLGPGERFKQKGLVFCATPASDFVCGTLQLAAGMNLHVFTTGRGTPYGLAMAPVVKVSTRTELAQRWPDLIDIDAGRIATGRASIEELGWELFHYYLDVASGKQQTWAEKHKLHNDITLFNPAPIT
- a CDS encoding AEC family transporter, which translates into the protein MLAIFLETLNITAPVFAMLFLGVLLKRIDWINDNFIHTASSLVFNVTMPALLFLGILHADLHAALQPALLIYFALATLVSFAVAWGWAIFRCPREDRGIYTQGAFRGNNGVIGLALAASMYGDYGISLGAILAALVILFYNTLSTIVLAVYSPVIKSDPWSICKSVVSNPLIISVIAAAPFAYFKIGLPGWLETSGQYLAQTTLPLALICIGGTLSLAALRKSGNMALSSSLVKMIGLPVIATLGAWLWGFRGAELGILFLYFGSPTAAASFVMARAAQGNHELAAAIIVLTTLMAAITTNIGIFFLQWGGWI
- a CDS encoding carboxymuconolactone decarboxylase family protein yields the protein MTESKKSGVEVRRQVMGDAFVDRALGNATEFTQPLQDFVNEHAWGGVWNREGLPLKTRSLITLAALTALKCPQELKGHVRGALNNGCTVDEIREALLHCAVYAGVPAAIDAFRAAQEVIDTYQKP